A part of Corynebacterium afermentans subsp. lipophilum genomic DNA contains:
- a CDS encoding cation:proton antiporter produces the protein MGTFIAIIGLLLATIFVAAVGERTGLPWPALLTVVVAPVIFIPGIDTVSIDPHLILPIFLPPLLWSLARRTSWGQIGSQLNVVLTMSIILVFLTIAALTATAMWMLPGLSLATAMVLAAAIAPPDPVAVDAVAGPAGIPKRITGTLQTEGLFNDAASIVTFNVAMAAAVAHGEVDFGKGVLQFLYAAIAAVLIGLVVGRLAAIFANSVPDSVIRTAFTWVLPFAIYAGCEAIEASGVIAIVIAAVEMSSRSTMTAEDRLTGHSFWETVELLFTGVAFGLIGMSVRDALDTADTHIWQAVQVGVVLSVVAFAVRFVWMWVLYKLNEKKHRTNVSPLRLQEVLLMAWAGMRGLVTLALVLAIPASATSYHHELSVIALTVLTCTMVVPGLLLPWLVDKLDLQNGPGADKALEELNQRAYAAARKAVREHGEEYQPEAYKMVQQWLDSIAEKRLQDPEGSEERKEAFKRARAGAVQMQDVALRAASRELQRARRERRYNPSDVDAVLADLDRLILARDRKALTGPSSLWEPK, from the coding sequence GTGGGAACTTTTATCGCAATTATCGGACTACTGCTCGCCACCATCTTCGTCGCCGCGGTAGGTGAGCGCACCGGCCTGCCGTGGCCGGCGCTTCTGACCGTGGTGGTCGCGCCGGTGATCTTCATCCCCGGCATCGACACCGTCTCCATCGATCCGCACCTGATCCTGCCGATCTTCCTGCCGCCGCTGCTGTGGTCGCTGGCCCGGCGCACGAGCTGGGGGCAGATCGGCTCCCAGCTCAACGTGGTGCTGACCATGTCGATCATCCTGGTGTTTCTCACCATCGCCGCGCTGACCGCCACGGCGATGTGGATGCTGCCCGGGCTTAGCCTGGCCACCGCGATGGTGCTCGCCGCCGCGATTGCTCCGCCGGACCCGGTGGCGGTGGACGCTGTGGCTGGCCCGGCCGGTATCCCGAAACGCATCACCGGCACGCTGCAGACGGAGGGGCTGTTCAATGACGCCGCCTCCATCGTGACCTTCAACGTCGCGATGGCGGCCGCGGTCGCGCACGGCGAGGTCGACTTTGGCAAGGGCGTGTTGCAGTTCCTCTACGCCGCCATCGCCGCGGTGCTGATCGGCCTGGTCGTGGGCAGGCTGGCGGCTATCTTTGCCAACTCCGTGCCTGATTCCGTGATCCGCACGGCGTTTACCTGGGTGCTCCCGTTCGCCATCTACGCAGGCTGCGAGGCCATCGAAGCCTCCGGCGTCATCGCGATTGTCATCGCCGCGGTGGAGATGTCCTCGCGCTCCACCATGACCGCCGAGGACCGCCTGACCGGCCACTCCTTCTGGGAGACGGTGGAGCTGCTGTTTACCGGCGTGGCGTTCGGCCTGATCGGCATGAGCGTGCGCGACGCGCTGGACACCGCCGACACGCACATCTGGCAGGCGGTGCAGGTGGGCGTTGTCCTGTCCGTCGTCGCGTTCGCGGTGCGTTTCGTGTGGATGTGGGTGCTGTACAAGCTCAACGAGAAAAAGCACCGAACGAACGTCTCTCCGCTGCGGCTGCAGGAGGTTCTGCTCATGGCGTGGGCGGGCATGCGCGGGCTGGTCACGCTGGCGCTCGTGCTGGCCATCCCGGCGTCGGCGACGAGCTACCACCACGAACTCTCAGTCATCGCGCTGACCGTGCTCACTTGCACGATGGTGGTGCCGGGGTTGTTGCTCCCTTGGCTCGTCGACAAGCTTGACCTGCAAAACGGGCCTGGCGCCGACAAGGCGCTCGAGGAGCTGAACCAGCGGGCGTACGCGGCTGCGCGTAAGGCGGTGCGAGAGCACGGTGAGGAGTACCAGCCTGAGGCGTACAAGATGGTGCAGCAGTGGCTGGACTCGATTGCGGAGAAGCGCTTGCAGGATCCGGAGGGCTCCGAGGAGCGCAAGGAAGCCTTCAAGCGCGCCCGCGCTGGGGCGGTGCAGATGCAGGATGTGGCATTGCGCGCCGCCAGCCGCGAGCTGCAGCGGGCGCGGCGCGAGCGTAGGTACAACCCGTCCGATGTCGACGCGGTGCTCGCTGACTTGGACCGCCTCATTCTCGCGCGCGACCGCAAGGCTCTCACCGGCCCGAGCAGCTTGTGGGAGCCGAAGTAA
- the glf gene encoding UDP-galactopyranose mutase, protein MAYDLIVVGSGFFGLTVAEQAASELGKRVLVVEKRSHIGGNAYSENEPETGIEVHKYGAHLFHTSNERVWEYVNRFTDFTDYQHRVFAMHDGTAYQFPMGLGLINQFFGRYYSPEEAKKLIEEQREGLDPAAATNLEERGIALIGKPLYDAFVKHYTAKQWQTDPTDLPPEIISRLPVRYTFNNRYFNDTYEGLPVDGYAAWLEKMAEHELIDVRTDTDWFAVASEIRAENPDAPVVYTGPLDQYFDYAEGRLGWRTLDFEQEVLEVGDFQGTPVMNYNDEDVPYTRIHEFRHFHPERSGYPDDKTVIVKEYSRFAEDDDEVYYPINTPEDREKLEAYRRLAAEESEQNNVLFGGRLGTYQYLDMHMAIAAALTLFDNQLRPFFESGEPLSQPRGH, encoded by the coding sequence ATGGCATACGACCTCATTGTTGTTGGATCGGGTTTCTTCGGCCTCACCGTGGCCGAGCAAGCGGCGAGTGAGCTGGGCAAACGCGTGCTGGTGGTGGAAAAACGCAGCCACATCGGCGGCAACGCGTACAGCGAAAACGAGCCGGAAACCGGCATTGAGGTGCACAAATACGGTGCGCACCTGTTCCACACCTCCAACGAGCGGGTGTGGGAATACGTCAACCGGTTTACCGACTTCACCGATTACCAGCATCGCGTCTTCGCGATGCACGACGGCACCGCCTACCAGTTCCCCATGGGGCTCGGCCTGATTAACCAGTTCTTCGGCCGGTACTACTCGCCGGAAGAGGCGAAAAAGCTCATCGAGGAGCAGCGCGAAGGCCTCGACCCCGCGGCCGCGACGAACCTGGAGGAGCGCGGCATCGCGCTCATTGGCAAGCCGCTCTACGACGCGTTTGTGAAGCACTACACCGCCAAGCAGTGGCAGACCGACCCCACGGACCTGCCGCCGGAGATCATCTCGCGCCTGCCGGTGCGCTACACCTTCAACAACCGCTACTTCAACGACACCTACGAGGGCCTGCCCGTCGACGGCTACGCCGCGTGGTTGGAGAAGATGGCGGAGCATGAGCTTATCGACGTGCGGACCGACACCGACTGGTTCGCCGTCGCTTCCGAGATCCGCGCCGAGAACCCGGACGCGCCCGTGGTCTACACCGGCCCACTGGACCAGTACTTCGACTACGCCGAGGGCCGCCTGGGCTGGCGCACCCTCGACTTCGAGCAGGAAGTGCTCGAGGTCGGCGACTTCCAGGGCACCCCGGTGATGAACTACAACGACGAGGACGTGCCGTACACCCGCATCCATGAGTTCCGCCACTTCCACCCGGAGCGCTCCGGCTACCCCGACGACAAGACCGTGATTGTGAAGGAGTACTCCCGCTTCGCGGAGGACGACGACGAGGTCTACTACCCGATCAACACCCCGGAGGACCGCGAGAAGCTCGAAGCCTATCGACGCCTCGCGGCAGAAGAATCCGAGCAGAACAACGTCCTGTTCGGCGGCCGGTTGGGCACCTACCAGTACCTGGACATGCACATGGCCATCGCCGCGGCGCTGACCCTGTTTGACAACCAGCTGCGCCCGTTCTTCGAGTCCGGCGAGCCGCTGAGCCAGCCGCGCGGGCACTAG
- a CDS encoding N-acetylmuramoyl-L-alanine amidase: MQQRRSIQGGAARPARAAIMPVIVSVLLVTALVAANAFSGNRILQVQSLGAGAPEVYTTSSSFAAGDNITVDDAAIRTQGGEEDHVRRVVKEFTNDREFSIVGLTWTGDRDIVAYVRSQTADGTWSEWFEMDPADPQAGSDKFGTEPIYVGRTTRIQVSTGNVDLLEGGRAVSDAPTTANDIEAVFLDGGTGTAQGGIQPVADSYTRGMPEVVTRAQWGAGRSSAPYYSEPTTAATVHHTAGSNNYSEAEAPGIVRGIWNYHANNLGWGDIGYHALVDKYGNIYEGRAGGMDRGPQGAHVGSFNQNTWGVSMLGDYQQAEPTPAALRAMGEIIGWKAAVAGFDPTGSSYHYAEGNFRGSKYAAGQGAMFSNINAHRDFHYNTCPGDNLYSKLPVIRATAATKYRSLGGSRSGIGSVLDRLNGDDSTTTATAPDAAPADPNSRATETVPTPTPKHQGSPSNGTPDGTLAALSSGDPNTIATVAGTAIGLVLLFLAAQDQLPTVSNAGDTQVFEVLTLAQAADLAKQISPAVAPTLNAFGSSEAAQVWTALEPTLGKLVAGVGGPTGPAVALYSNGIGARNNEGEIIALVGKIAEAWLQQGLDAGPLGMPVTQQFNPTADTVRVDFEGGFITYNPSANTVDINTN; encoded by the coding sequence GTGCAGCAACGTCGCAGCATTCAGGGCGGCGCGGCCCGACCCGCCCGGGCCGCGATCATGCCCGTGATCGTGTCCGTCCTCCTCGTCACAGCACTTGTTGCCGCCAACGCATTCAGCGGCAACCGCATCCTGCAGGTGCAGTCCCTCGGCGCCGGCGCCCCGGAGGTCTACACCACCTCGTCGTCGTTCGCGGCCGGCGACAACATCACCGTCGACGACGCCGCCATCCGCACCCAAGGCGGCGAAGAAGATCACGTGCGCCGCGTGGTCAAGGAGTTCACCAACGACCGCGAGTTCTCCATCGTGGGCCTGACCTGGACCGGCGATCGCGACATCGTCGCGTACGTGCGCTCCCAGACGGCCGACGGCACCTGGTCCGAGTGGTTCGAGATGGACCCGGCAGACCCGCAGGCGGGTTCCGACAAGTTCGGCACCGAGCCGATCTACGTCGGCCGCACCACACGTATCCAGGTCTCCACCGGCAACGTGGACCTGCTTGAAGGCGGCCGCGCTGTCTCCGACGCCCCCACCACCGCCAACGACATCGAAGCCGTGTTCTTGGACGGCGGCACCGGCACGGCGCAGGGCGGCATCCAGCCGGTTGCCGACTCCTACACTCGCGGCATGCCCGAGGTGGTCACCCGCGCGCAGTGGGGCGCCGGCCGCAGCAGCGCCCCGTACTACTCCGAGCCCACCACCGCCGCCACCGTGCACCACACGGCCGGTTCCAACAACTACTCCGAGGCCGAGGCACCGGGCATCGTGCGCGGCATCTGGAACTACCACGCCAACAACCTTGGCTGGGGCGACATCGGCTACCACGCGCTCGTCGACAAGTACGGCAACATCTACGAAGGCCGCGCCGGCGGCATGGACCGCGGCCCGCAGGGCGCCCACGTCGGCTCCTTCAACCAGAACACCTGGGGCGTGTCCATGCTGGGCGACTACCAGCAGGCCGAACCCACCCCGGCCGCGCTGCGCGCCATGGGCGAGATCATCGGCTGGAAGGCCGCCGTCGCGGGCTTCGACCCCACCGGCTCCAGCTACCACTACGCCGAGGGCAACTTCCGCGGCTCGAAGTACGCAGCCGGCCAAGGTGCAATGTTCAGCAACATCAACGCCCACCGCGACTTCCACTACAACACCTGCCCGGGCGACAACCTGTACTCCAAGCTGCCTGTGATCCGCGCAACCGCGGCCACGAAGTACCGCTCCTTGGGCGGCAGCCGCTCCGGCATCGGCTCCGTCTTGGACCGCTTGAACGGCGACGACAGCACCACCACGGCGACCGCGCCGGATGCTGCCCCGGCAGACCCGAACTCCCGCGCCACCGAAACAGTTCCAACGCCGACGCCGAAGCACCAGGGCAGCCCGAGCAACGGCACCCCCGACGGCACCCTGGCCGCGCTGTCCTCCGGCGACCCGAACACCATCGCCACCGTGGCCGGCACCGCCATCGGCCTGGTGCTGCTGTTCCTGGCGGCCCAGGACCAGCTGCCCACCGTCTCCAACGCCGGCGACACCCAGGTTTTCGAGGTCCTGACGCTGGCGCAGGCAGCTGACCTAGCCAAGCAGATCAGCCCGGCCGTGGCACCTACCCTCAACGCGTTCGGCTCCAGCGAGGCCGCCCAGGTGTGGACCGCGCTCGAACCCACGCTGGGCAAGCTCGTCGCCGGCGTCGGTGGCCCGACCGGCCCGGCCGTGGCGCTGTACTCCAACGGCATCGGCGCCCGCAACAACGAAGGCGAAATCATCGCCCTGGTAGGCAAGATCGCCGAGGCCTGGCTGCAGCAGGGCCTCGACGCCGGCCCGCTGGGCATGCCGGTGACGCAGCAGTTCAACCCCACCGCCGACACAGTCCGCGTGGACTTCGAAGGCGGCTTCATCACCTACAACCCGTCCGCTAACACGGTGGACATCAATACGAACTAG
- the glpK gene encoding glycerol kinase GlpK, producing MALIAAIDQGTTSTRVCITGTDGKVVAQSQFEHAQHMPQKGWVEHDPMEIWRNTRRALSEALADEDISEQDIDALGLTNQRETAVIWEKETGKPIYNAIVWQDTRTNHDGDAGKFLRKTGLLHNSYPAAPKWAWILDNVPGARERAEKGELLAGTIDTWLIWNLTGGAKDLDRALHLTDVTNASRTLLMDLETLEWDMQLCDELRIPPQILPEIRPSVGNFGKIRPRGPLAGVPITGVLGDQQAALFGQGGIRENDAKMTYGTGLFMLLNTGSTPRFSDRGLLTTVAYQIQGQPPVYAQEGSVAVGGSLIQWLRDQLGILTTAAESETLASQVEDSGGVVIVPAFSGLFTPRWRPDARGVIVGLTRFVDRRHIARAALEATCLQAREVVCAMGGEPKALKVDGGMTTNDLLMQMQADILGLTVERPANTETTVMGAASAAGMGISLIDEPLTLGPTTTWENEMAGPERDRLVAAWEDAVSRCLNLA from the coding sequence ATGGCTTTGATTGCGGCGATTGACCAGGGCACAACGTCGACACGCGTGTGCATCACAGGCACCGACGGCAAGGTCGTCGCCCAGTCGCAGTTCGAGCATGCCCAGCACATGCCGCAAAAGGGCTGGGTGGAGCACGACCCGATGGAGATCTGGCGCAACACGCGCCGGGCGTTGAGCGAAGCGCTCGCGGACGAGGACATCAGCGAACAGGACATCGACGCGCTCGGCCTGACCAACCAACGCGAAACGGCCGTGATCTGGGAAAAGGAGACCGGCAAGCCGATCTATAACGCCATCGTGTGGCAGGACACCCGCACGAACCACGACGGCGATGCCGGGAAGTTCCTGCGTAAGACGGGGCTTTTACACAATTCTTACCCGGCGGCGCCGAAGTGGGCGTGGATCCTGGATAACGTCCCCGGTGCCCGCGAGCGCGCGGAAAAGGGCGAGCTGCTCGCGGGGACGATCGACACCTGGCTGATCTGGAACCTCACCGGCGGCGCGAAGGACCTGGATCGCGCGCTGCACCTAACGGACGTGACCAACGCGTCGCGCACCCTGCTCATGGATTTGGAGACGCTTGAGTGGGACATGCAGCTTTGCGACGAGCTCCGCATCCCGCCGCAAATCCTCCCCGAGATCCGCCCGTCGGTGGGCAACTTCGGCAAGATCCGCCCCCGCGGCCCGCTGGCGGGGGTGCCCATCACCGGCGTGTTGGGCGACCAGCAGGCCGCACTGTTCGGGCAGGGCGGGATTCGCGAAAACGACGCGAAGATGACCTACGGCACGGGCCTGTTCATGCTGCTCAACACGGGGAGTACGCCGAGGTTCAGCGACCGCGGGCTGCTCACCACCGTGGCGTACCAGATCCAGGGCCAGCCGCCGGTGTATGCGCAGGAGGGCTCGGTGGCGGTGGGCGGTTCGCTGATTCAGTGGTTGCGCGACCAGCTGGGCATCCTCACCACCGCTGCGGAGTCCGAGACGTTGGCCAGCCAGGTCGAAGACAGTGGGGGAGTGGTGATCGTGCCAGCGTTTTCGGGGCTGTTCACGCCGCGGTGGCGCCCCGATGCGCGAGGGGTGATCGTGGGGTTGACCCGGTTCGTCGATAGGCGGCATATCGCCCGGGCGGCGCTCGAGGCGACCTGTTTGCAGGCGCGCGAGGTGGTGTGCGCGATGGGCGGGGAGCCGAAGGCGCTCAAGGTCGACGGCGGGATGACTACGAACGACCTGCTCATGCAGATGCAGGCCGACATCCTGGGCCTGACCGTGGAGCGTCCCGCGAACACCGAGACCACGGTGATGGGTGCGGCGTCGGCGGCGGGCATGGGCATTTCGCTTATCGACGAACCGCTGACGCTCGGCCCCACAACCACCTGGGAAAACGAAATGGCCGGCCCCGAAAGGGACCGGCTTGTCGCCGCATGGGAGGATGCGGTGTCGCGCTGCCTCAATTTGGCCTAG